The nucleotide sequence CACCTGAGAGTTTTAAATATCAAAGGCAAATTTTGTAAATTTATAAGAGTTTACAATCAGTTCAAAtaccttttcatttatttattcttgcatTTGTGTATTATTGATAagcaaagatattttgaatgatatGGCTGAGATTGTAACATGAATGGAATGCAATTTGTTTCACTAAAAAACACTGTAAACCGACTCTAACTGCAAATAATGCTTGTGTTTATGTAACATGCAGATGGATGTTTTAGTAATTtccaatatatttgtaattaatttaaatgtgaagTGACATGTACTGTATCAAGGAAAAGTTTTGTATTGGGTGAACGCTTTGATAACACTCAagattagttaataaaaaaattgtccatGTACATTATAGCATAGTGGCTTTGAACATGTAACGGTGCCATGATGCAAAATACATACAATAACATAATACATTGTGGATTGATGAGGGCAACTATACTAAGTGCTAAGTTTTAAATTCCCATGAATCTCTAAATTAGACAAATCAttaaaagttaacatgaaatgGCATTATTATCCCATTTGACTTCCAAAATACCACGCATCTCTCagtaaaacagcattaaaatatacagtagtaGAATTCCAGTGGCAATTGCTAGATCATGAAAAGTTGCCTTTCCATGAAATTtccaatgaaaacaaaatgcccAAATGGCTGTTTGGCTATTGACTCACATACAGCCAAAAGGCAAAATTGTATCACAGGCAAAAGATTGTATCACTTTTTTCAGAAAAGTGTATTAAAGAAAACGGGATCTATGTCAGTTTTATGTTAACTTTAAAGACTTGATTTAAAAGAGCTCTTTTAAGtgtaaaaattgatttttttggCGTTTATAAGTGTCATCTCATCAAAGTAAATAATCTGTCAAAGAAACAAAATCGATGACTTctcaaactcttaaaaataaagattccaaaagAGTGTTTTTCACAGCAGCACCATGGAAGAAATATTTTTAGGTTCCCCAAAGAGCATTGCAGTGATAGTTCTTaaaaaaaggacatttaaaatatataaagatttttttttccactataaagatgtaatggaaaggttccatggatgttaaaggttcttctttATTTTCAATAATCCAGCCTCTTTACAGTGCTTACATAAAAGTTCagacttcagctctgaaacaaGACCCTTACATCTAATACAATCTAATAAAAAGGGAATATTTTTATAGATATAAatccactggaaaaaaaaaaacactgtagcaAGATCTGAGAGGGCTTGGCATGAGCTGTTGACAATTTAGTGGTTTTGTGGTGGGCTTGTTCCAGCTTGTTTGTTTTAGCTGCATTCATGCATTGGACCACTAGGTGCTAGAAGGAAGGCATTAAGACTGTTGAATCTACATAACCGTTTCCCATCACCCTCATGCCTTCCTGTGGCATCACACTGTTCCATTGGTGGACAGCAGGTTTGCAGGGGTGAGGTGGCTGCTGGGTTGTGCACTGATCAGCCTGGCTGTAATCGTCCACGCACTGATGGGATGTATCCCTCTGCAGAAGCAGAATATTGTGTGATGTCACTACTTTGACTTTGCTGTAGTCCTCCCCGGTGCAATCTGACCTCTCAGGTTCACGGTTTGGGTCCGAAAGCGGCCTAAGCAGTAGCATATTCTCAGGGTTGACCCTTTGAACCTCCACATATTCCAAAGAAGGTAACGGAGGCACACCAGGAGCAGGAGTGTCAATGCCGTCCAGGTTAAACTGGTTGTAGCTTTGAGAATGTCGGCAGGCTGATTTACTGAACCGGAGTTCCTGTTGCGGGATGTCCTGATGGTGTAGCTGGTGATAATTGCTTGGCGTTGCATGTGGCGACAACTGGTTGAGGATCTCTGGGACGCTGTGGTAGGCCGGTTTCACAGCTCCCACTGGGTAATGGTGGTGAGGTTGCGGAAACACAACAGGCCAGGTCTTGGCACGTCCATCGGTGGACTCTGGAGAACCCGGTTCAGCACCCTGGCTTTCACTGCTTTCAGTAGAAGCCCAGCTCGTTTCTCCATGCTGGCTGTACTGATGTTGATCACTTCCACTTCCTTCCCGTCCATCCATGCATTTCTCCAAAAGCAGAGTGCGACTGTCGCAGCTTCCCCGGCCCGAGTCGTTGTCCGACGAGCTTTTGGACTTCATGAAGTCCTCTGATAGCTCTTTACCTTCCAGTACCAGCTCTTGCTCCTCATTGTCATACACCTCAAGGTACTCCACCAGTAAGTTTTCGTAATCGGTGGTTGGAGGGAAACCTTGGATCACCAGAGTATTGAAAATGTCCTCTGTCTTTccactctgtaaaaaaaaagcaaGTGAGAAAACTGcctcaaaaatgcaattaaaaatcgagattgcagggagggtgggatgttcgctttcagtgctatcaggctaatgttagcattttccaagatctcctattgcacctttaatagCATTCAAACATACATGCCATCAGCTGTTGGAAggtacaaaaaacaaacaaatgctaaGATCCCATTTACCATGCtgataaaaaaacaccaaaatgtcacaattacatgttttacatttaatttagacACAAGCCTTTTTCGAGATTCATGAGCGATCTTTCTATTACCTTGAGCAATTGTTTGTCGAATCCTTTGATTTTTGGTCCAGGAACAGGAGGCAGCAAACAAAGCTTCAtgctgaaaacaaatat is from Carassius auratus strain Wakin unplaced genomic scaffold, ASM336829v1 scaf_tig00026111, whole genome shotgun sequence and encodes:
- the LOC113078619 gene encoding prolactin receptor-like produces the protein MRNSGAVLILTFIAKLILQAAGVSPPGKPRLTSCRSPEKETFTCWWEPGGDGGLPTTYALYYHLENSETVYECPDYRTAGENSCYFNKNDTSLWVNYNITVVASNALGKNISDPVEVDVVYIVQPNTPENVKAVVVHDEQGPFVRVSWEKPRTADTRSGWITLIYQIRVKQEKDEKWEEYDAGMQKYYNVFSLHPDKECMVQVRCKPDHGFWSEWTQTTYVKMPNYIPRERSLWILITIFSIFIVLILTWTLNVKRNSMKLCLLPPVPGPKIKGFDKQLLKSGKTEDIFNTLVIQGFPPTTDYENLLVEYLEVYDNEEQELVLEGKELSEDFMKSKSSSDNDSGRGSCDSRTLLLEKCMDGREGSGSDQHQYSQHGETSWASTESSESQGAEPGSPESTDGRAKTWPVVFPQPHHHYPVGAVKPAYHSVPEILNQLSPHATPSNYHQLHHQDIPQQELRFSKSACRHSQSYNQFNLDGIDTPAPGVPPLPSLEYVEVQRVNPENMLLLRPLSDPNREPERSDCTGEDYSKVKVVTSHNILLLQRDTSHQCVDDYSQADQCTTQQPPHPCKPAVHQWNSVMPQEGMRVMGNGYVDSTVLMPSF